The nucleotide sequence AATCTGCCTGAATATTAAATACTATTTTCCAGTAATTAAAAGCATTAAAGCCAAAAGGCAAATTATTATATTCAGAATAAAGAAAGAAATGTTTATGATGTATCAATTTAATCGATACAAAAAAGGAAATATAATACAGATTGGAATCGATTCTGAATTAATAGAAAAAGAGATTAGAGAAGCCCGCTACGATTTAAATTCTGCAAAAAATTCCATTAGTAATGGAAATTATAAATGGGCCATAGTTCAGAGTTACTATTCAATGTTCCATGCCTTTAGAGGACTTCTTTTTAGCAGAGGTTATAAAGAAAAGAGCCATTCAGGCCTCAAATTTGCAATTAAATCCATATTTGTAAATTATGGCATTATAAGTGATGATGTGTTTGCAAGTTTTGATTCTGCCATGAAAGCAAGAGAAATGGCTGATTATAGTTACATTTATGATGAAAAAATTGCATTGAACATGCTTGAATCTACTAAAAAGTTGATAGAGGAGGTAGAGGCTCTACTTTAAGATAAAGCAATAAAAATTCATTTATTTTCACTTTAAAAAACTCTCATTCAAATATCCCGAATCAGAATAACCTCTACGTTCCCAGTAACCTTTATAATTAGGATCGTCAGATAATTCGATTTTTGTTATCCATTTAATCCATTTATAGCCCCATTTGCTTTCGGCTACCAGCTGGAAAGGAAAACCTCGCTCTGGGGGGATTGTGGCATTGTTCATTTTATAAGCAAGCAAAATATTGTTATTTCTGAGATAATCTAGCGGAAATGAAGTTGAATATCCGTCATAAGCATAGAATATCACAGTATTTGCATTTGGTTTTGGACTAACTTCGTTTATAATATCTTTTGCTAATATTCCTCTCCAGAGGATTGTTACACTCCATCCTTCAACACAATCTAATTTTACGACTTTTTCATAGTTTTGATGGTTAATAACGTCATTATAGGTGTAGTTTTTTGGATTATTAACTAATCCTGTAACTTCAAGCCTGTAATTATCTTTGTTGATATATTGGGGTCCTTTTATTGAATTTTCTCTAAAATCATTGACAGATGAAAGTTTTTGGCCTTTATATTCTTTCACTTCAACATTATCAAGCTTAATTGGTTCTGATTGGCCGAATTGACCTGTAAGAATATAAATAGAGATTCCAAGAACTACTATAAATGCCAGAATAAATAAAAAAGTTTCTCCAAAATTTGAAATGTTCTTACTTTGTTTCTTTATGCTTTCCAAAAGTCTCAATATTGGCCGTATAAAAATATGAAACAAAAATAATATTAAAAAAGGGATAAACAACCAGAAATGAAGTTGAAAAGCCAGATTTTTAGATAATAATCCAAAAGTAAGGTATTCAATTGTAGTATAATAATTAATTCCAAGCCCTGTAACGATAATTAACACGGTAAATAGAGCAAGTGTCCAGCGAAGTATTTTTTTAACCTTTTTTTGATTTTCTGACAAGTCTTTTCCCAACCCTTTGAGGATCAACAGAATAAACTTCCATACTGGGAATTATAACCCTTA is from Methanobacterium sp. and encodes:
- a CDS encoding HEPN domain-containing protein, whose protein sequence is MMYQFNRYKKGNIIQIGIDSELIEKEIREARYDLNSAKNSISNGNYKWAIVQSYYSMFHAFRGLLFSRGYKEKSHSGLKFAIKSIFVNYGIISDDVFASFDSAMKAREMADYSYIYDEKIALNMLESTKKLIEEVEALL
- a CDS encoding molybdopterin-dependent oxidoreductase, with translation MSENQKKVKKILRWTLALFTVLIIVTGLGINYYTTIEYLTFGLLSKNLAFQLHFWLFIPFLILFLFHIFIRPILRLLESIKKQSKNISNFGETFLFILAFIVVLGISIYILTGQFGQSEPIKLDNVEVKEYKGQKLSSVNDFRENSIKGPQYINKDNYRLEVTGLVNNPKNYTYNDVINHQNYEKVVKLDCVEGWSVTILWRGILAKDIINEVSPKPNANTVIFYAYDGYSTSFPLDYLRNNNILLAYKMNNATIPPERGFPFQLVAESKWGYKWIKWITKIELSDDPNYKGYWERRGYSDSGYLNESFLK